One region of Natronolimnobius baerhuensis genomic DNA includes:
- a CDS encoding DUF192 domain-containing protein — MVLERVWKVLLACVAVVFIAFALMQAGLVSPPWSADSGEVRILDATGEPKAVVDVDVADTYSERYTGLSDHDSLEDGEGMLFVHASESERTYVMREMDFDIDIIFIDGDREITTIEHARAPEPGEDGEDLEHTGHGQYVLEVPRGYANETGMSVGDEVELAYD; from the coding sequence ATGGTCCTCGAGCGCGTCTGGAAGGTACTTCTCGCCTGTGTCGCGGTTGTTTTCATCGCATTCGCTCTCATGCAGGCCGGTCTCGTCTCACCACCCTGGAGTGCCGATTCTGGCGAAGTCCGCATCCTCGATGCTACCGGGGAGCCCAAAGCCGTCGTCGACGTCGACGTCGCCGACACGTACAGCGAGCGCTACACCGGGCTGAGCGACCACGACTCGCTCGAGGATGGCGAGGGAATGCTGTTCGTCCACGCGAGCGAGAGCGAGCGAACGTACGTCATGCGCGAGATGGACTTCGACATCGATATCATCTTCATCGACGGCGACCGGGAGATCACGACCATCGAGCACGCTCGCGCACCCGAACCCGGCGAAGATGGCGAGGATCTCGAGCACACCGGTCACGGACAGTACGTCCTTGAGGTGCCCCGCGGCTATGCCAACGAGACAGGCATGTCAGTTGGTGATGAGGTCGAACTGGCGTACGATTAG
- a CDS encoding restriction endonuclease, with translation MNLENIRWEEFEKLIAVLWEKFGYNTRVTSPGKDGGIDVIAERSDPYHEKIVIQVKNYSVDNKIGVQSIREYSSLLHRSNVDGVVIVTSGYYTKQARNEAEEIGVKLVNRDSVEQLIDEHLYETQTFNPTKKLKRNKNEGDSAELETPAKSSRESHRLQDSESRTTTRCDDDLILPEITDDDQIPDISALSAIRDGMEEYFSSNSKESQHVSVIPENDNKPIYQYVGTIHQIPISDRVDREAIIKICDEYNLKYIDKSEQNIAARWEKYWTGYSHKANIEHDSIIATKFVSEILGDTSDIELELVEAEQE, from the coding sequence ATGAATTTAGAGAATATTCGGTGGGAAGAGTTTGAAAAGCTAATAGCTGTGTTGTGGGAGAAATTTGGATACAACACTAGGGTCACATCGCCCGGAAAGGATGGTGGAATAGATGTTATTGCTGAACGAAGCGACCCATACCACGAAAAGATAGTCATTCAAGTGAAAAACTATTCGGTAGATAATAAGATTGGAGTTCAATCCATACGAGAATATAGTTCCCTTCTTCATCGTTCGAATGTAGATGGAGTTGTCATTGTTACATCTGGGTATTATACTAAGCAAGCACGGAATGAAGCCGAAGAGATTGGTGTAAAGTTGGTCAATCGAGACAGTGTTGAGCAACTTATTGACGAGCACTTGTATGAAACACAGACATTCAATCCAACTAAAAAATTAAAGCGGAACAAGAACGAAGGAGACTCTGCTGAGCTTGAAACACCTGCGAAGTCGAGTAGGGAAAGTCACAGGTTACAGGATTCAGAAAGTAGGACGACGACAAGGTGTGATGACGACCTTATCCTTCCTGAAATCACAGACGACGACCAGATACCTGATATTTCAGCTTTATCAGCAATACGTGATGGGATGGAAGAATACTTTTCCAGTAATTCTAAAGAATCCCAACATGTGTCTGTAATTCCAGAAAATGATAATAAGCCTATCTACCAGTATGTCGGAACAATTCATCAGATACCAATTAGTGACCGAGTAGACCGGGAGGCTATAATTAAAATCTGTGACGAATACAATCTCAAGTATATAGACAAATCAGAGCAAAATATCGCCGCAAGATGGGAGAAGTATTGGACAGGCTATAGTCATAAAGCGAATATCGAACATGATTCAATAATCGCTACTAAATTCGTTAGTGAAATTCTGGGAGATACGAGCGATATAGAATTAGAACTGGTAGAGGCTGAGCAGGAATAG
- a CDS encoding tyrosine-type recombinase/integrase has product MSDSKQVVHRHFSLEQIEDLRDAAHSRNTRYDSSLRDEVFVTISADLGTRPRETVRLTRHMFDLNAEEVTIPAEIQKDYPIENKSPGAATLRLDHYGHFGTVRLLRTYLKTLDDEDYLFPSRQGGRINTNTARNITERLAVEGNVCPKRTDGKPSEPSESHPHAFRHSVANYMLADPDTRLVDVRNRLRHRSILTTERVYEHFQRR; this is encoded by the coding sequence ATGAGTGACTCCAAGCAAGTCGTACACCGGCACTTCAGTTTAGAACAAATCGAAGACCTCCGAGACGCCGCACACAGTCGTAACACACGGTATGATTCGTCCCTTCGGGACGAAGTGTTCGTCACTATTTCGGCTGATTTAGGGACTCGGCCACGAGAGACCGTCCGCTTGACCCGGCACATGTTTGACCTCAACGCCGAAGAAGTCACGATTCCAGCAGAAATTCAAAAGGACTACCCAATCGAGAACAAGTCTCCCGGCGCAGCTACACTTCGGTTAGACCATTACGGACACTTCGGGACCGTTCGATTGCTTCGCACATACCTGAAAACGTTAGACGACGAAGACTACCTGTTCCCAAGTCGTCAAGGAGGGAGAATCAACACCAACACCGCTCGGAACATCACTGAGCGGTTAGCGGTTGAAGGCAACGTGTGCCCCAAACGAACCGATGGAAAGCCTTCAGAGCCGTCTGAATCCCACCCACATGCCTTCCGTCACTCGGTCGCCAACTACATGCTAGCCGACCCAGACACCCGTCTCGTGGACGTACGTAATCGACTTCGGCATCGTTCGATACTGACGACCGAGAGAGTCTATGAGCACTTCCAACGCCGATAA
- a CDS encoding helix-turn-helix transcriptional regulator, with product MGGEKNWSEPGLTEKQKEAWRLYKGEDLSVGEVAEELGIKETSANGRLEACYRKRARSQATLEWLAQFE from the coding sequence ATGGGTGGAGAAAAGAACTGGTCGGAACCGGGTTTAACTGAAAAGCAGAAAGAAGCATGGCGATTATACAAAGGAGAAGACCTCTCCGTAGGTGAAGTGGCCGAAGAGTTGGGCATCAAGGAAACATCTGCGAACGGGCGCTTGGAAGCGTGTTATCGCAAGCGGGCTCGGTCACAGGCGACCTTGGAATGGTTAGCACAGTTCGAATAA